One Bdellovibrio bacteriovorus str. Tiberius DNA segment encodes these proteins:
- a CDS encoding VOC family protein, producing METNELHRGRLIDHLQLVVQDLEKTKKFYSAVFETLGVPMGGEGPGFFWCDELFISSTDSPASAGKLTGRTHLAFQAKDRDMVKKFYEVALKSGGQDNGAPGERPYHPGYFAAFVLDPDGNNIEAVFHGPAKKSADSVKITF from the coding sequence ATGGAAACAAATGAATTGCACCGTGGACGTTTGATTGATCACCTGCAACTGGTGGTTCAGGATTTGGAAAAGACCAAAAAGTTTTATTCGGCGGTTTTTGAAACCCTGGGTGTTCCCATGGGCGGCGAGGGGCCCGGATTTTTCTGGTGTGATGAACTGTTTATTTCTTCGACGGACAGTCCGGCCAGCGCAGGCAAGTTGACCGGCAGAACTCATCTGGCATTTCAGGCCAAAGACCGCGACATGGTAAAAAAGTTTTATGAAGTCGCGTTGAAGTCCGGTGGTCAGGATAACGGAGCTCCCGGAGAGCGTCCTTATCATCCGGGATATTTTGCAGCCTTTGTGCTGGATCCGGATGGAAACAACATCGAAGCCGTCTTCCATGGTCCGGCGAAAAAGTCGGCAGATTCGGTGAAGATCACCTTCTAA